The following proteins are encoded in a genomic region of Nocardioides conyzicola:
- a CDS encoding acyl-CoA carboxylase subunit epsilon translates to MPQTTAGEEAATTAETSPTPPALRIINADATPEEVAAIVAVFSALQSAPAPEPRRTPEWSAPHRTMRRTLPHGPGGWRSSSLPR, encoded by the coding sequence ATGCCACAGACCACCGCAGGTGAAGAGGCAGCGACAACCGCTGAGACCAGTCCCACTCCCCCCGCCCTCCGCATCATCAACGCGGACGCGACCCCGGAGGAGGTGGCGGCGATCGTGGCGGTGTTCAGCGCCCTGCAGTCGGCACCGGCACCGGAGCCCCGCCGTACGCCGGAGTGGTCGGCGCCCCACCGCACGATGCGCCGTACGCTCCCGCACGGCCCGGGCGGATGGCGCTCCAGCAGCCTCCCGCGGTGA
- a CDS encoding glycosyltransferase encodes MDVNDMGTQYGAAPAAPADPYLRVADPDLAAYEHQYQEEVDELPTYRPTVGCIIPAYNEAETIAGVLDSLLQQTRLPDVIHLVVNNTSDDSVEIASHYAGPHKRMTAKGEQETVIYVHDIGKNPEKKVGALNYGYSLVEHMDYLLGVDGDTTPEPDAIEWLVDEISSDDRIGGISAIYSIDDSALDGWMAKFLIAGQRAQFSAFNMQNLLKGRNMAVLGGQFSMFSTQALRDVLRDSHQRTPWVSDSEVEDSLLSLQIKSAGYLTKISARARAHVGGMDTLRSLDAQQVKWNFGAIDLMWPGQRGDTKGQPFHPNLRLRWFEHLSMVINITSRVLFVLLLAGSLNIHAFVFSAWWVIPPLASIWLNFRVARSMEFANRRDYLFSLLLIPAETYMVIRMGHFIRAWLKFFSRQQTDNWAAQAKAERGKGIAWLYPFVAFFFILVVFMAVWVQLPIGLRSDILAVSWPILGVITVLQTAWMFVKAMKRYRGFKA; translated from the coding sequence GTGGACGTCAACGACATGGGGACGCAGTACGGAGCTGCTCCGGCTGCTCCCGCCGATCCGTACCTCCGCGTGGCCGACCCGGACCTGGCCGCCTACGAGCACCAGTACCAGGAGGAGGTCGACGAGCTCCCCACCTACCGGCCCACCGTCGGGTGCATCATCCCTGCGTACAACGAGGCCGAGACGATCGCCGGCGTGCTGGACTCGCTGCTCCAGCAGACCCGGCTCCCCGACGTCATCCACCTCGTCGTCAACAACACCTCCGACGACTCCGTCGAGATCGCCAGCCACTACGCCGGCCCGCACAAGCGGATGACGGCCAAGGGCGAGCAGGAGACGGTGATCTACGTCCACGACATCGGGAAGAACCCCGAGAAGAAGGTCGGGGCGCTCAACTACGGCTACTCGCTCGTCGAGCACATGGACTACCTGCTCGGCGTCGACGGCGACACCACGCCCGAGCCGGACGCCATCGAGTGGCTCGTCGACGAGATCTCCAGCGACGACCGGATCGGCGGCATCTCCGCGATCTACTCCATCGACGACAGCGCCCTCGACGGCTGGATGGCGAAGTTCCTGATCGCCGGCCAGCGCGCGCAGTTCTCGGCGTTCAACATGCAGAACCTGCTCAAGGGCCGCAACATGGCGGTCCTCGGCGGGCAGTTCTCGATGTTCTCGACCCAGGCCCTGCGCGACGTCCTCCGCGACAGCCACCAGCGCACCCCGTGGGTCAGCGACAGCGAGGTCGAGGACTCGCTCCTGTCGCTCCAGATCAAGAGCGCCGGCTACCTCACCAAGATCAGCGCCCGGGCCCGCGCCCACGTGGGCGGCATGGACACGCTCCGCTCGCTGGACGCCCAGCAGGTCAAGTGGAACTTCGGCGCCATCGACCTGATGTGGCCCGGCCAGCGCGGCGACACGAAGGGCCAGCCCTTCCACCCCAACCTGCGGCTGCGCTGGTTCGAGCACCTGTCGATGGTCATCAACATCACCTCCCGGGTGCTGTTCGTGCTGCTGCTCGCCGGCTCCCTCAACATCCACGCGTTCGTCTTCAGCGCCTGGTGGGTGATCCCGCCGCTGGCCTCGATCTGGCTGAACTTCCGGGTCGCGCGCTCCATGGAGTTCGCCAACAGACGTGACTATCTGTTCTCGCTGCTGCTCATCCCGGCGGAGACCTACATGGTCATCCGGATGGGCCACTTCATCCGCGCGTGGCTGAAGTTCTTCAGCCGCCAGCAGACCGACAACTGGGCGGCGCAGGCCAAGGCCGAGCGTGGCAAGGGCATCGCCTGGCTCTACCCGTTCGTCGCGTTCTTCTTCATCCTGGTCGTCTTCATGGCCGTCTGGGTGCAGCTCCCGATCGGCCTCCGCTCCGACATCCTGGCCGTCAGCTGGCCGATCCTCGGCGTCATCACCGTGCTCCAGACCGCGTGGATGTTCGTCAAGGCCATGAAGCGCTACCGCGGCTTCAAGGCATGA
- a CDS encoding WapI family immunity protein yields the protein MTAEFRMGSNDTEHLSITVQGREHAGADDYWDGNWVVSTISVAAGGFTGQVRASLRMDEIHRFNEGLKFLNQNLFGAAVLESMEHWITLTVKAESRGQIEVVGELTDGAGGGNVLTFELAEVDQTYLASWISSLDDIEKAFPVIGKP from the coding sequence ATGACCGCCGAGTTCCGCATGGGTTCGAATGACACCGAGCATCTGTCCATCACGGTGCAAGGTCGAGAGCATGCTGGCGCGGACGACTACTGGGATGGCAACTGGGTCGTCTCCACCATCTCCGTGGCAGCTGGTGGCTTCACTGGTCAAGTTCGGGCGTCGCTCCGTATGGACGAGATCCACCGCTTCAACGAGGGACTGAAGTTCCTCAACCAGAACCTCTTCGGTGCAGCAGTGCTCGAAAGCATGGAGCACTGGATCACCCTCACGGTGAAGGCAGAATCCCGAGGTCAGATCGAGGTCGTGGGTGAACTGACGGACGGAGCGGGCGGCGGCAACGTCCTGACGTTTGAGTTGGCTGAGGTGGACCAGACCTATCTGGCGAGTTGGATCAGCAGCCTGGACGACATCGAAAAGGCCTTCCCGGTGATCGGCAAGCCCTGA
- a CDS encoding DUF7660 family protein — protein sequence MTHETGRAADAESADVVSRDDFADLVQAALEDFRTGGEAEWENGTLDRFLDGLAAFADARIVGGGDQERPTWRLFGEMIVAATGYE from the coding sequence GTGACGCACGAAACGGGTAGGGCCGCCGACGCTGAGAGTGCCGATGTCGTCAGCCGCGATGACTTCGCCGACCTCGTCCAGGCCGCCTTGGAGGACTTCCGCACAGGCGGCGAAGCCGAGTGGGAGAACGGCACCCTCGATCGCTTCCTCGACGGCCTCGCGGCGTTCGCGGATGCTCGCATCGTTGGCGGCGGCGACCAGGAGCGACCCACCTGGCGACTGTTCGGCGAGATGATCGTGGCCGCCACGGGCTACGAGTGA
- a CDS encoding SMI1/KNR4 family protein, which translates to MAAGVLRPEDINSAEVQLGGVPFPGEYRDWLLATNGHEAWFGEVFVMFYSLDDVVAVTQAAEPDERLPGLLAFGSDGCGELLAFDLRRTPAPVILVNTVSAGWHEGLFQAPSFSAFMAQRDASEPFRWEEPYV; encoded by the coding sequence ATGGCAGCAGGAGTGTTGCGTCCGGAGGACATCAACAGCGCTGAGGTGCAGCTCGGCGGCGTCCCGTTCCCGGGTGAATATCGCGACTGGCTGCTCGCGACCAACGGCCATGAGGCCTGGTTCGGCGAAGTCTTCGTGATGTTCTACTCGCTGGATGATGTCGTCGCGGTCACGCAGGCCGCCGAGCCAGACGAGCGATTGCCTGGCCTGTTGGCGTTCGGTTCCGATGGATGTGGGGAGCTACTTGCCTTCGACCTCCGCAGGACACCAGCACCCGTCATCTTGGTCAACACCGTCTCGGCTGGTTGGCACGAAGGCCTGTTCCAAGCGCCCTCGTTCAGTGCCTTCATGGCCCAGAGAGACGCATCCGAGCCCTTCCGTTGGGAGGAGCCGTACGTCTGA
- a CDS encoding HNH endonuclease signature motif containing protein: protein MTAMTTPHHLVATATARMRGIADAVVDASVWSMSAGEAASTLLELTKLEAQVVELRSRVARHADELQVGTDVGATSTATWLAHQTRMTRSAAAGVVHLGYDLDTHDVVRDALAAGDLRPEQAQVIVRAAKELPEDLDSDLVIRAERHLVEAAAEHDAKTLRILGRRLLEVVAPDLADQHEADLLEKEEAKAAQAMRLTMTDDGHGKTHARFTLPTVQAAMLKKMLLAIAAPKHQAATHGAGIERRPGPERMGRAFAELIERISAKDLPKVGGADATIVVHIDLDVLTGRLEKAGVLDTGEKISPSQVRRLACTARILPVVLNGKSEVLDVGRARRFFTKAQLTALGIRDGGCVTDGCDWPPWMCHGHHWIRWADDGNTDLANGGLLCPRHHARAHDPTYETTHQADGRINFHRRC, encoded by the coding sequence ATGACAGCAATGACCACACCCCACCACCTGGTGGCGACGGCGACCGCGCGGATGCGCGGCATCGCCGACGCCGTGGTGGACGCGTCGGTGTGGTCCATGAGCGCTGGCGAAGCAGCGTCGACGCTGCTGGAGCTGACGAAGCTCGAGGCGCAGGTCGTGGAGCTCCGGTCCCGGGTTGCCCGGCACGCCGACGAGCTCCAGGTCGGCACCGACGTCGGCGCGACGTCGACCGCGACCTGGTTGGCGCACCAGACCCGGATGACCCGGTCGGCTGCGGCGGGGGTGGTGCACCTCGGCTACGACCTCGACACCCACGACGTCGTCCGCGATGCGCTCGCCGCAGGCGACCTCCGACCGGAGCAGGCGCAGGTCATCGTCCGGGCGGCCAAGGAGCTCCCCGAGGATCTCGACTCGGACCTGGTGATCCGGGCGGAGCGGCACCTGGTCGAGGCGGCAGCCGAGCACGACGCCAAGACGCTGCGGATCCTCGGCCGCCGCCTCCTCGAAGTGGTGGCACCCGACCTCGCGGACCAGCACGAGGCTGACCTCCTCGAGAAGGAAGAGGCCAAAGCCGCCCAAGCGATGCGGCTGACGATGACCGACGACGGCCACGGCAAGACCCACGCCCGGTTCACCCTCCCGACCGTGCAGGCCGCGATGCTCAAGAAGATGCTCCTGGCGATTGCCGCACCCAAGCACCAGGCCGCCACCCACGGCGCCGGGATCGAACGCCGCCCGGGTCCCGAGAGGATGGGCAGAGCGTTCGCCGAGCTCATCGAACGCATCAGTGCGAAGGACCTGCCCAAGGTCGGCGGCGCCGACGCCACCATCGTGGTCCACATCGATCTCGACGTGTTGACCGGAAGACTCGAGAAGGCAGGTGTCCTCGACACCGGCGAGAAGATCAGCCCGAGCCAGGTAAGACGTCTCGCGTGCACCGCCCGGATCCTGCCCGTCGTCCTCAACGGCAAGAGCGAGGTCCTCGACGTCGGCCGTGCCAGACGGTTCTTCACCAAGGCCCAGCTCACCGCCCTGGGCATCAGAGACGGCGGCTGCGTCACCGACGGGTGCGACTGGCCACCCTGGATGTGCCACGGACATCACTGGATCCGCTGGGCCGACGACGGCAACACTGACCTCGCCAACGGCGGACTGCTCTGCCCCCGCCACCACGCCCGAGCCCACGACCCGACGTACGAGACCACCCATCAAGCCGACGGCAGGATCAACTTCCACCGCCGGTGCTAG
- a CDS encoding glycosyltransferase, which yields MATSLRRTLDEVQQAPFVVDVLRSGDRLAAAARAEDGPDAVRMLAAAIHEPDELTAVAAVHALARVVDDGADAVLSELLSRPRPFLREHASWALESRLPRLDAIGRLVGVVVGGGFSGVLAQRTLGRWAASAPEQVALSVEGALAGTAGPDVRGRLVETLGLVPGPLPGRALRALAVDPDEQPAARLAAVAALGDRPGDAASVAVVRGLSTAAGDLGTVARLAAIDLGIDAVEQGSAGHGLTVAQLFLHADIDRDLSRAGAGDNGGVATLLVRLGDALATEPGIGRVLTLSRGTVGAALDALAPGDGHLLTPVPLLSEAASAAQAWPSRIAAERGIRRVLRTHHADVLHLRMAEVGSLAAAQVARELGIPVVFTLAPDPHAVVHALDMTGGLHRGNFGAEDEREHYWFRARLVQRLAEDSAHIVLFPRPHLQDDLRELLGLDVAGNPGRFTVVPEGVDLRVSAAAAAELVRPGPPGPALVELDALVASLPEHRRRLPLVLSVGRLHRVKGMATLVEAWAGDAELAERCNLMIVGGDLADPSSDEREQLDLIAEVLARFPAAAAGLLMPGHRPNDVVAVWMAAAQAGRPGGNGPGGAYVCSSLKEEFGLALVEALASGLVVVGPAAGGPATYIEDGVTGVLVDTRRPEEVARALWAALGLAAEPGQAERIDRATQRVSADLTVQAMAARLSVIYTGAAHPVGRS from the coding sequence ATGGCGACTTCTCTGCGGCGCACTCTCGACGAGGTTCAGCAGGCGCCGTTCGTGGTGGACGTGCTGCGCAGCGGGGACCGCCTTGCGGCTGCCGCCCGCGCCGAGGACGGACCGGACGCGGTGCGGATGCTGGCAGCGGCGATCCACGAGCCGGACGAGCTGACTGCGGTGGCGGCCGTGCACGCCCTGGCCAGGGTCGTCGACGACGGGGCCGACGCCGTCCTGTCCGAGCTGCTGTCGCGCCCGCGACCGTTCCTGCGCGAGCACGCGAGCTGGGCGCTCGAGTCCCGGCTGCCGCGTCTCGACGCGATCGGGAGGCTGGTCGGCGTCGTCGTGGGTGGCGGGTTCTCCGGCGTCCTCGCCCAGCGCACGCTCGGACGGTGGGCGGCATCCGCGCCGGAGCAGGTCGCTCTCTCCGTCGAAGGTGCACTGGCCGGGACGGCCGGTCCCGACGTCCGCGGCCGGCTGGTCGAGACACTCGGCCTGGTACCCGGTCCCCTCCCCGGCCGCGCGCTGCGCGCGCTCGCCGTCGACCCTGACGAGCAGCCTGCGGCACGGCTGGCCGCCGTCGCCGCCCTCGGTGACCGCCCCGGCGACGCCGCCTCGGTCGCCGTGGTCCGTGGCCTCAGCACGGCTGCCGGAGACCTGGGAACCGTCGCTCGGCTCGCCGCCATCGACCTGGGGATCGACGCGGTCGAGCAGGGCAGCGCCGGCCACGGCCTGACCGTCGCCCAGCTCTTCCTGCACGCCGACATCGACCGGGACCTGAGCCGCGCGGGCGCCGGTGACAACGGCGGCGTCGCCACGCTGCTGGTCCGACTGGGCGACGCGCTGGCGACCGAACCCGGCATCGGCCGGGTGCTGACGCTGTCCCGCGGCACCGTCGGTGCTGCCCTGGACGCACTGGCCCCCGGCGACGGTCACCTCCTGACCCCGGTGCCCCTCCTGAGTGAGGCCGCATCTGCAGCGCAGGCCTGGCCGTCGCGCATCGCGGCGGAACGCGGGATCCGCCGCGTGCTCCGGACGCACCACGCCGACGTCCTGCACCTGCGGATGGCGGAGGTGGGCAGCCTGGCCGCGGCCCAGGTGGCCCGGGAGCTGGGCATCCCGGTGGTGTTCACCCTCGCGCCCGACCCGCACGCGGTCGTCCATGCCCTCGACATGACGGGCGGCCTGCACCGGGGCAACTTCGGCGCCGAGGACGAACGGGAGCACTACTGGTTCCGGGCCCGCCTCGTGCAGCGACTGGCTGAGGACTCGGCCCACATCGTCCTCTTCCCCCGGCCCCACCTGCAGGACGACCTGCGCGAGCTGCTCGGCCTCGACGTGGCTGGGAACCCGGGCCGGTTCACGGTGGTGCCGGAGGGCGTCGACCTGAGGGTCAGTGCTGCGGCAGCGGCCGAGCTGGTCCGGCCCGGACCCCCCGGCCCGGCGCTGGTCGAGCTCGACGCGCTCGTCGCCTCGTTGCCCGAACACCGCAGGCGGTTGCCGCTGGTCCTGAGCGTGGGGCGCCTGCACCGGGTCAAGGGCATGGCGACCCTGGTCGAGGCGTGGGCCGGCGACGCCGAGCTGGCCGAGAGGTGCAACCTGATGATCGTCGGCGGCGACCTGGCCGACCCCTCGTCCGACGAGCGCGAGCAGCTCGACCTCATCGCCGAGGTGCTCGCGCGGTTCCCGGCGGCGGCTGCCGGCCTGCTGATGCCGGGCCATCGCCCCAACGACGTGGTGGCGGTCTGGATGGCGGCCGCGCAGGCAGGCAGGCCGGGCGGCAACGGCCCCGGCGGGGCGTACGTGTGCAGCAGCCTCAAGGAGGAGTTCGGCCTGGCGCTCGTGGAGGCCCTGGCCTCCGGACTGGTGGTGGTGGGGCCGGCAGCCGGCGGCCCAGCCACCTACATCGAGGACGGGGTGACCGGCGTCCTGGTCGACACGCGTCGCCCGGAGGAGGTGGCCCGCGCGCTCTGGGCGGCGCTCGGCCTCGCGGCCGAGCCTGGCCAGGCGGAACGGATCGACCGGGCAACGCAACGCGTGAGCGCGGATCTCACGGTGCAGGCCATGGCGGCCCGGTTGAGCGTGATCTACACCGGCGCCGCTCACCCGGTCGGTCGCTCGTGA
- a CDS encoding glycosyltransferase gives MSVLVISPDYASHLLPLATIATAWADAGESVTVATGPATAGIVAEFGFERADLVLGRGSNPGVIQVDEQPPGEDTALRGFFDATRHGMLATLRYQAEARRTDLLWEPVDRARAVLDVVERLQPDHVIVDHLAFSARLALDAAGIPYADVVLGHPSALPVGDEVYGYPPVWPTAFTPPESELATLHRLCRDVRDAFTAEWNAALHVLAPAATPSVDAFAEHGDLLMLNYPSALHDPARTALLPPHAFLGSAVRAEPVDDEVRDWLEAADRPVVYVSFGSFLSARGDVLATALDGLRPLGLRVAVATGSAIGLPDLPPEWLARRYLPQVALLDRAAALVTHGGNNSVTEALTAGVPMVVLPFSTDQFAGAAAIEAAGLGSVLDPNTVTPAELGTAVRAVLDGPPAHLARTIGAELRQTPGRDIARAALLG, from the coding sequence ATGAGCGTCCTGGTGATCAGTCCCGACTATGCCTCGCACCTGCTGCCGCTGGCGACGATCGCGACGGCGTGGGCGGACGCTGGTGAGTCGGTGACGGTCGCCACGGGCCCCGCGACCGCCGGGATCGTCGCCGAGTTCGGGTTCGAACGTGCCGACCTGGTGCTCGGGCGGGGGTCGAACCCCGGGGTCATCCAGGTCGACGAGCAGCCACCGGGCGAGGACACCGCACTGCGTGGCTTCTTCGACGCCACCCGGCACGGCATGCTGGCGACCTTGCGCTACCAGGCCGAGGCACGGCGCACCGACCTGCTGTGGGAGCCGGTCGACCGTGCCCGAGCGGTGCTGGACGTCGTCGAACGGCTCCAGCCCGACCACGTGATCGTCGACCACCTGGCGTTCAGCGCCCGGCTCGCACTGGACGCCGCGGGCATCCCCTACGCCGACGTCGTGCTCGGCCACCCGTCCGCACTGCCGGTCGGCGACGAGGTCTACGGCTACCCGCCCGTCTGGCCGACGGCCTTCACCCCGCCGGAGTCCGAGCTCGCCACCTTGCACCGACTGTGCCGCGACGTCCGGGATGCCTTCACCGCCGAGTGGAACGCCGCCCTGCACGTGCTGGCACCCGCCGCCACACCGTCGGTGGACGCGTTCGCCGAGCACGGCGACCTGTTGATGTTGAACTACCCCTCGGCCCTGCACGACCCGGCACGTACGGCGTTGCTGCCGCCGCACGCGTTCCTCGGCTCCGCCGTGCGAGCGGAGCCGGTGGACGACGAGGTCCGGGACTGGCTCGAGGCCGCCGACCGCCCGGTGGTCTACGTCAGCTTCGGCAGCTTCCTGTCCGCGCGCGGGGACGTGCTGGCGACGGCGCTGGACGGCCTTCGTCCGCTCGGGCTCCGGGTCGCGGTGGCCACCGGTTCCGCGATCGGCCTGCCGGACCTTCCGCCGGAGTGGCTGGCGCGGCGCTACCTCCCTCAGGTCGCCCTGCTGGACCGGGCGGCGGCGTTGGTCACCCACGGCGGCAACAACAGCGTCACGGAGGCGCTCACCGCAGGGGTCCCCATGGTGGTGCTGCCGTTCTCCACCGACCAGTTCGCGGGAGCGGCGGCGATCGAGGCTGCCGGGCTGGGATCCGTGCTCGACCCGAACACGGTGACGCCCGCGGAGCTGGGTACGGCCGTGCGGGCCGTCCTCGACGGCCCTCCTGCTCATCTGGCCCGCACGATCGGCGCGGAGCTACGCCAGACCCCGGGCCGCGACATCGCGCGTGCGGCCCTGCTCGGCTGA
- a CDS encoding response regulator transcription factor, which translates to MEPGNQWVAVIIEDDPDVRDLIDIVLTQSGFTTVVTENGTDGVEAVRKHNPLITTLDVNMPGMDGFAAAKRVREFSNTYLIMITALADEIDVVQGFEAGADDYLVKPFRPRELRARADSMLRRPRARMDRPHGWVDSEPEPEPAAPAAPPASWAAAAARDFAASQPQPVQPAAPVQPAAPVQPVQQQPPAPAPAPAPAAPAYQPPPEPVQPPAPVAQPAPVPQQAPVPQSVQPPAAQHGAVQADPGTGWMRFNGLALNHETRVVMVNNGSVDLTRTEFDLLASLMSTGRRVRSKADLVLTMRGQQYVTSYFVNEADKRSVEVHIANLRRKLGDDAATPRYVETVRGVGYRLAEGS; encoded by the coding sequence ATGGAGCCGGGTAATCAGTGGGTCGCAGTGATCATCGAGGACGACCCCGATGTGCGCGATCTCATCGACATCGTCCTCACCCAGTCCGGTTTCACGACCGTGGTGACCGAGAACGGGACCGATGGTGTCGAGGCGGTGCGCAAGCACAACCCGCTCATCACGACGCTCGACGTCAACATGCCCGGGATGGACGGCTTCGCCGCGGCCAAGCGGGTGCGGGAGTTCAGCAACACCTACCTGATCATGATCACCGCGCTCGCTGACGAGATCGACGTGGTGCAGGGCTTCGAGGCAGGCGCCGACGACTACCTCGTCAAGCCGTTCCGGCCGCGCGAGCTGCGCGCCCGGGCCGACTCGATGCTGCGCCGTCCGCGCGCCCGGATGGACCGGCCGCACGGCTGGGTCGACTCCGAGCCCGAGCCCGAGCCGGCCGCTCCGGCGGCCCCGCCGGCCTCGTGGGCCGCCGCTGCCGCGCGCGACTTCGCCGCGTCCCAGCCGCAGCCGGTCCAGCCCGCCGCGCCGGTCCAGCCCGCCGCGCCGGTCCAGCCCGTGCAGCAGCAGCCGCCGGCCCCGGCGCCTGCGCCTGCGCCGGCCGCGCCGGCGTACCAGCCCCCGCCGGAGCCGGTGCAGCCGCCGGCCCCCGTGGCGCAGCCCGCTCCGGTGCCGCAGCAGGCCCCCGTGCCGCAGTCGGTGCAGCCGCCGGCCGCTCAGCACGGTGCGGTCCAGGCCGACCCCGGCACCGGCTGGATGCGGTTCAACGGCCTGGCCCTCAACCACGAGACCCGCGTGGTGATGGTCAACAACGGATCGGTGGACCTGACCCGCACCGAGTTCGACCTGCTCGCCTCGCTGATGAGCACCGGACGTCGGGTGCGCAGCAAGGCCGACCTGGTGCTGACCATGCGCGGCCAGCAGTACGTCACGTCGTACTTCGTCAACGAGGCCGACAAGCGCTCCGTCGAGGTCCACATCGCCAACCTGCGCCGCAAGCTCGGTGACGACGCCGCCACGCCGCGGTACGTCGAGACCGTGCGCGGCGTCGGCTACCGGCTCGCCGAGGGTTCCTAG
- a CDS encoding glycoside hydrolase family 6 protein encodes MPLRSPSRLLVACLLAGSAALTACSSSDGSAGSDPGSGQGSRDAQAVNPYADHDQYADPGSKAAQAAESAKSDGDSEREQVFSRLAGVPQGIWLTPEEYPSGSVGGYVSTVVAAADKAGQVPTFVIYGVPDRDCTGQHSAGGLPADEYGPWVGEIADAAGKGDDVAAVVEPDGLASLLECGDRDERVGLIADAAHRLAAAGVTTYLDGGHSHWIDPADLAPLLEDAGVGDVRGFSTNVSNFQSDQDEQKYGEELSGLLDGAHYVVDTGRNGFGATQDWCNPPGRAFGIEPGGASSASPHQDANVWVKPPGESDGECNGGPSAGQFWPERAMELASASGW; translated from the coding sequence GTGCCCCTTCGCTCACCCTCCCGCCTCCTGGTCGCGTGCCTGCTCGCCGGCTCGGCCGCCCTCACCGCCTGCTCCTCCTCGGACGGGTCCGCCGGATCCGACCCCGGATCGGGGCAGGGGAGCCGGGACGCGCAGGCCGTCAACCCGTACGCCGACCACGACCAGTACGCCGACCCGGGCTCCAAGGCGGCGCAGGCGGCCGAGTCCGCGAAGTCCGACGGCGACAGCGAGCGTGAGCAGGTGTTCAGCCGGCTGGCCGGGGTGCCGCAGGGCATCTGGCTGACGCCGGAGGAGTACCCCAGCGGGTCGGTCGGCGGCTACGTGTCCACGGTCGTCGCCGCGGCCGACAAGGCGGGTCAGGTCCCGACCTTCGTGATCTACGGGGTGCCCGACCGCGACTGCACCGGCCAGCACTCGGCCGGCGGGCTGCCCGCCGACGAGTACGGCCCCTGGGTCGGCGAGATCGCCGACGCAGCGGGCAAGGGTGACGACGTGGCCGCCGTCGTCGAGCCCGACGGGCTCGCATCACTGCTCGAGTGCGGCGACCGGGACGAGCGGGTCGGGCTGATCGCCGACGCTGCGCACCGGCTGGCCGCGGCCGGCGTCACGACGTACCTCGACGGCGGGCACTCCCACTGGATCGACCCCGCCGACCTCGCTCCGCTGCTCGAGGACGCCGGCGTCGGCGACGTGCGTGGCTTCTCCACCAACGTCTCCAACTTCCAGTCCGACCAGGACGAGCAGAAGTACGGCGAGGAGCTCAGTGGGCTGCTCGACGGGGCGCACTACGTCGTGGACACCGGTCGCAACGGGTTCGGGGCGACCCAGGACTGGTGCAACCCGCCCGGGCGCGCGTTCGGGATCGAGCCGGGTGGTGCCTCCTCGGCGTCGCCGCACCAGGACGCCAACGTGTGGGTCAAACCGCCTGGTGAGAGCGACGGTGAGTGCAACGGCGGGCCGTCCGCCGGCCAGTTCTGGCCGGAGCGGGCGATGGAGCTGGCATCGGCATCCGGATGGTGA